One segment of Fusarium falciforme chromosome 13, complete sequence DNA contains the following:
- a CDS encoding Zn(2)-C6 fungal-type domain-containing protein, whose product MSFPASVTTGASKMIPRRSHTKSRSGCRECKRRKVKCDERLPSCFNCARRGMACSLASLPQSSQDTDPVRRAGMKMEPEPSPLRNDPFLAKLWATPLPNPSADFLNHGLELMHHYSTVTANTLALRLDMQHVWRMVVPEMSYSSPFLSHGLLSVAALHKAHLLPAKRDKYLDIAAYHQTRGMEGFRGIFANIGEENWKPAFCFSSTIVMYAFSSAGQTKDAMADILQLFVLIRGLRSSLLVGRTELSGTPLSAWSQGIWIIGQHDEASYEFDPPLDHSALPLDTFKALRRLFSFYRTSLPDSSRADYEFATLQLRKAAILIAHAGPQAEIGMVMFFPYVIPANVMSDIQAKNPYALVLLSYFAVLLSFVEQQFWYVKGWSRRLLKAIELQLAHDPKHLKVTKWPRAVTARFF is encoded by the exons ATGTCTTTTCCCGCGTCAGTGACGACCGGGGCATCCAAAATGATCCCACGACGCTCGCATACCAAGTCTCGGAGCGGATGCCGGGAGTGTAAACGGCGGAAAGTCAAG TGTGATGAAAGACTTCCTTCGTGCTTTAACTGCGCCCGGCGTGGGATGGCATGCAGCTTGGCTTCCCTCCCACAGTCCTCCCAGGACACCGACCCCGTCCGGCGGGCtgggatgaagatggagccTGAACCGAGTCCGCTTCGCAATGATCCGTTCCTGGCCAAACTTTGGGCTACGCCGCTGCCAAACCCTTCTGCCGATTTCTTGAACCATGGCCTGGAATTGATGCACCACTACTCCACTGTCACCGCCAACACCCTTGCCCTCAGGCTGGACATGCAGCATGTCTGGCGCATGGTTGTCCCCGAGATGTCATACAGCTCGCCATTCCTCTCCCACGGCCTACTATCTGTCGCTGCCCTGCATAAAGCTCACTTGCTGCCCGCAAAGAGAGACAAGTATCTGGATATCGCAGCCTACCACCAAACCCGCGGCATGGAAGGCTTCCGCGGCATCTTTGCCAATATTGGCGAGGAAAACTGGAAACCTGCGTTCTGTTTTTCATCCACCATTGTCATGTACGCTTTTTCTTCCGCGGGTCAGACCAAGGATGCCATGGCGGATATTCTGCAACTCTTTGTCTTGATACGTGGCCTGCGGTCTAGCCTTTTAGTTGGGCGGACGGAGCTCTCAGGCACACCGTTATCCGCATGGTCCCAAGGCATCTGGATAATAGGACAGCACGACGAGGCTTCTTATGA GTTTGACCCACCACTGGATCACAGTGCTTTGCCCCTGGACACTTTCAAGGCGTTGCGCCGTCTGTTCTCCTTTTATCGTACTAGTCTTCCGGATTCCAGCAGAGCAGACTACGAGTTTGCCACGTTGCAGCTACGAAAGGCGGCAATACTCATCGCGCATGCCGGCCCCCAGGCAGAGATCGGCATGGTCATGTTCTTCCCATATGTTATCCCTGCGAATGTCATGTCGGACATCCAAGCCAAGAATCCCTACGCTCTGGTTCTGTTGTCGTACTTCGCAGTGTTGCTGAGTTTTGTCGAACAGCAGTTTTGGTACGTCAAAGGTTGGTCTAGGAGGCTCCTGAAGGCCATCGAGCTGCAGTTGGCCCATGACCCCAAGCATTTGAAAGTGACAAAATGGCCGAGGGCTGTGACGGCCAGATTTTTTTAG
- a CDS encoding Nitric oxide dioxygenase: protein MPFGDFVLDINAMTPVVLISGGVGLTPMMAMLKKITEEGKSRRVVFIHAARNARVHAMKDTLIEIVRDNPQVTRLVYYERVEEGDTPGLDYDHEGRVDLTEVKDKVILPGADYYICGPSPFMNAQSKALRDLGVDEKHIRMEVFGSPSF from the coding sequence ATGCCCTTTGGTGATTTCGTCTTGGACATCAACGCTATGACGCCCGTGGTGCTTATCAGCGGAGGAGTTGGATTGACGCCCATGATGGCAATGCTGAAGAAGATAACTGAGGAGGGCAAGTCGAGGAGGGTGGTATTCATCCATGCTGCACGCAACGCACGTGTCCATGCTATGAAAGACACCCTCATCGAGATTGTGAGGGACAACCCCCAAGTCACCCGTCTTGTTTACTATGAGcgagttgaagaaggcgatACACCGGGGCTTGACTATGATCACGAGGGGCGCGTGGACCTCACggaggtcaaggacaaggtgaTTCTGCCTGGAGCGGATTACTATATCTGCGGACCGTCGCCGTTTATGAATGCTCAGAGCAAGGCACTTCGGGATCTGGGTGTTGACGAGAAACACATTCGCATGGAGGTTTTCGGGTCGCCATCTTTCTGA
- a CDS encoding Nitric oxide dioxygenase, with translation MLARTIIWRAGREALFQLHRRTYASTALTPKQIKIVKSTIPALEEHGVEITTLFYRQLLDKHPELRNIFNTAHQDTGEQPAALAHAVWAYAVNIENPDAMKTAISRIGHKHASLGVTADQYSIVGEGLLSAIKQVLGDGVNSQVMDAWDAAYWLLAEYFITFEEGLYREAMATPGGWKGWRKFFISDKVQESEKIISFHLTPADKGALPSYKPGQFVSIRCFVPELGTYRIHGHFRSFVRSFVPFKTFMHVKSFNRLNG, from the coding sequence ATGCTGGCTCGGACAATCATCTGGCGTGCCGGACGCGAGGCCCTGTTTCAGTTGCATCGAAGAACGTATGCCTCGACCGCACTGACTCCGAAGCAGATCAAAATCGTCAAATCGACCATCCCCGCACTGGAAGAACATGGAGTCGAAATTACGACGCTCTTCTATCGCCAACTGCTCGACAAACACCCGGAGCTCAGGAACATCTTTAACACGGCCCATCAGGATACAGGCGAGCAGCCAGCCGCCCTTGCGCACGCCGTATGGGCATACGCCGTCAACATCGAGAACCCAGACGCCATGAAGACAGCCATATCTCGCATTGGACATAAACATGCCAGCCTGGGAGTCACTGCGGACCAGTATTCGATTGTCGGCGAAGGGCTGCTCTCGGCGATCAAGCAAGTCCTCGGGGACGGAGTCAATTCACAGGTCATGGACGCTTGGGACGCTGCATACTGGCTGCTCGCCGAGTACTTCATTACGTTTGAGGAAGGCCTGTATCGCGAGGCTATGGCGACACCCGGCGGCTGGAAAGGATGGCGCAAATTCTTCATCTCTGATAAAGTGCAGGAGAGTGAGAAGATCATCTCCTTCCATCTCACGCCAGCCGACAAGGGAGCTTTACCATCCTACAAGCCTGGCCAGTTTGTCAGCATTCGATGCTTTGTGCCTGAGCTCGGGACATACCGCATACATGGGCACTttcgttcgttcgttcgttcgttcgttcCGTTTAAAACGTTTATGCATGTTAAATCGTTTAACCGTTTGAACGGTTAA
- a CDS encoding Amidase domain-containing protein, with protein sequence MPTLQERIQPALAVRSSSLEPSALLKPEDLASLPLNVLPVPRSCGLLTDLELDLTENYDATDLLQMLAKQQVTAWGLLTAFRKRATIAQQCTNCLTELVSQAVDDAKACDEYLARTGQTMGPLHGLPISVKEQIAVSGLCTNAGFVAWVKNLSAEDANVVQSLKRLGAVVFARTNQSRSLMHLETSNNIYGATVHPMNRKLTAGGSTGGEAALMAMKGSPLGVGGDIGGSIRVPAALNGIYGLLPSPGRISGEGVMIPTSGCDSIVGTLGPFARSLRDLELFCKAYSSSYPWIEDIFLVPSDILSPAIGRQLDPSASLRVGILLDDGVVSPLPPIRRVLDKVRSRLRCKAFVQVKTFTPWDHAKAWRIIASNYFEDASADIRKTCHAGSEPLEHFTEWILNECEINASQAGSTLQTRRATRDAFRRLYAAHWRRADVDVVISPVTPSTAPPLGTSKYWGYSAIWNLLQYTAVAIPAAALVGEGNGAQDLAKEVYEPKNETEAQIYRQYSAATSEGMPVGIQVVAPRLHESLLMAAARIIEEALKR encoded by the exons ATGCCAACTCTACAAGAACGTATTCAGCCTGCCTTAGCCGTGAGGAGCTCCTCCCTAGAGCCAAGCGCTCTTCTGAAGCCCGAGGACCTAGCGTCTCTGCCACTGAACGTCCTTCCCGTCCCTCGATCATGTGGGCTTCTCACAGACCTGGAACTTGACTTGACTGAGAACTACGATGCCACGGATCTACTGCAGATGCTGGCCAAGCAACAAGTTACCGCTTGGGGACTTCTTACTGCGTTCAGGAAGCGGGCTACGATTGCACAGCAATGT ACAAACTGCTTGACTGAACTAGTCTCTCAAGCAGTCGATGATGCAAAAGCTTGCGACGAATATCTCGCCCGAACAGGCCAGACTATGGGCCCCCTTCATGGCCTCCCCATTTCCGTCAAGGAGCAAATCGCCGTCTCTGGCCTCTGCACGAACGCTGGCTTTGTAGCATGGGTGAAAAATCTCAGCGCGGAAGACGCCAATGTCGTCCAAAGTCTCAAGAGATTAGGTGCTGTTGTTTTTGCTCGTACGAATCAGTCCCGGTCTCTGATGCATCTTGAGACGTCTAACAACATCTACGGTGCGACGGTTCATCCCATGAATCGGAAGCTCACAGCTGGTGGCAGCACAGGCGGAGAGGCAGCTCTGATGGCCATGAAGGGATCACCTCTTGGTGTTGGGGGAGATATCGGAGGCTCGATTCGAGTCCCGGCAGCTTTGAACGGC ATTTACGGCCTTCTACCCAGCCCTGGTCGGATCAGTGGCGAAGGAGTCATGATTCCTACATCTGGATGTGATTCTATTGTAGGCACTCTGGGCCCATTCGCCAGGTCTCTACGCGATCTCGAACTCTTCTGCAAAGCATACTCTTCGTCATACCCGTGGATCGAGGACATCTTTCTTGTTCCCAGTGATATCTTGAGTCCAGCCATCGGCCGGCAACTTGACCCATCCGCATCTTTACGCGTCGGTATTCTATTAGACGACGGTGTTGTCTCTCCCCTGCCGCCCATACGACGAGTCCTGGACAAGGTGAGGTCCCGCCTAAGGTGCAAAGCCTTCGTGCAAGTGAAGACTTTCACGCCATGGGACCACGCCAAAGCCTGGAGGATCATTGCCTCGAACTACTTCGAGGACGCTAGCGCTGACATCCGCAAAACCTGCCACGCAGGGTCTGAACCACTGGAACACTTCACGGAGTGGATTCTAAATGAATGCGAGATCAATGCCTCTCAAGCTGGCTCAACACTGCAAACACGAAGGGCAACACGTGACGCTTTCAGACGGCTATACGCCGCGCACTGGAGGAGGGCCGACGTTGATGTTGTCATCTCGCCGGTGACTCCGAGCACCGCGCCCCCGCTGGGCACGAGCAAGTATTGGGGCTACTCGGCGATTTGGAACTTACTGCAGTATACGGCTGTTGCTATACCGGCTGCAGCTCTTGTGGGTGAGGGGAACGGCGCTCAGGATCTGGCTAAGGAAGTGTATGAGCCGAAGAATGAGACTGAGGCACAGATATATCGCCAGTACTCAGCTGCGACATCAGAGGGGATGCCAGTGGGGATTCAGGTGGTTGCTCCGCGATTACATGAGAGCCTTTTGATGGCGGCAGCTCGGATTATAGAGGAGGCTTTGAAGAGATGA
- a CDS encoding Cupin-5 domain-containing protein, which produces MSESHRNKPDLGISELCFIPTSQDESPSVTSLIETLGLEPHIEGGYFKETDVSVASVSSPYPPEPLSEETLCLTGGLRSDFGPLIRRLSTTIYYYLTPNRPQCRFHRNRSRIIHSLHLGRGRYVLISPDGHVETYIVGHNIEKGERLQWVIEGGVWQASYLLDAEDGESEGLLISETVVPGFEYADQEFLSEAGLRSLLPADQARELEWLVRKCDKAHMTNQVANRE; this is translated from the coding sequence ATGAGCGAGTCCCATCGCAACAAGCCCGACCTGGGCATCAGCGAGCTTTGCTTTATCCCAACTTCGCAAGATGAAAGCCCCTCCGTGACATCGCTCATCGAGACCCTCGGCTTGGAACCACACATTGAAGGTGGCTACTTTAAAGAAACCGACGTTTCTGTCGCTTCCGTTTCCTCGCCCTATCCTCCTGAACCCCTGTCCGAGGAGACTCTCTGTCTGACGGGTGGTCTCCGTTCCGACTTCGGACCGCTGATCCGCAGGCTTTCGACCACCATTTACTACTATCTCACACCCAACCGCCCACAGTGTCGCTTCCACCGTAACCGCAGCCGGATTATCCATTCGCTTCATCTGGGCCGCGGCCGGTACGTGCTCATCAGCCCCGATGGACATGTTGAGACATATATCGTTGGACACAACATTGAGAAGGGCGAACGGCTCCAATGGGTTATTGAAGGAGGTGTCTGGCAGGCCAGTTACCTGCTTGAtgccgaggatggcgagagcGAGGGACTGCTGATCTCCGAAACTGTCGTGCCAGGGTTCGAATACGCTGACCAGGAGTTTCTGTCTGAGGCGGGTTTGAGAAGCTTGTTGCCGGCAGACCAAGCAAGAGAGCTGGAGTGGTTAGTCCGAAAGTGCGACAAGGCGCATATGACGAACCAGGTAGCAAACCGGGAGTGA